One genomic segment of Methanobrevibacter sp. includes these proteins:
- a CDS encoding thiolase domain-containing protein: MRDVAIIGVSQTKFGELWDSSFRDLIAEAGVKALVDADVDGADIEAMFVGNMSSGLFVQQEHIAALISDHVGLNPIPTTRVEAACASGGLALRQGIMAVASGFHDVVISAGVEKMTDVVDATPAIATASDQEWEAQQGATFPSLYAMMAKRHMYEYGTTREQLAQFSVVNHKNAAKNPNAQFPFEVTVDKVINSTVVADPLTLLDCSPVSDGAAAVVMVPAEDAKKYTDTPVYVKASAQASGTLTLHDRKDITTIESTKVASRKAYEMAGVTQKDIDLTEVHDCFSINGLLAVEDLGFAEKGKGGIAIEEGQTEIDGDFPINPSGGLKARGHPLGATGIAQAAEVIWQLRGDCGKRQVDGAEIGMTHNIGGTGGTVAVHIFGRDL; the protein is encoded by the coding sequence ATGAGAGATGTTGCGATTATAGGAGTTTCACAAACAAAATTTGGTGAATTATGGGATTCATCATTTAGAGATTTAATTGCCGAGGCCGGTGTAAAAGCTTTGGTTGACGCTGATGTTGACGGTGCAGACATTGAAGCAATGTTTGTTGGTAACATGTCCTCCGGACTTTTTGTACAACAGGAACACATTGCGGCTCTTATTTCTGACCACGTTGGTCTTAATCCAATTCCAACCACAAGAGTTGAAGCTGCCTGTGCATCCGGTGGTTTAGCTTTAAGGCAGGGTATTATGGCCGTCGCATCCGGTTTTCACGATGTCGTAATTTCCGCAGGTGTGGAAAAAATGACAGATGTAGTGGATGCCACTCCGGCTATTGCTACTGCATCCGATCAGGAATGGGAAGCACAACAGGGAGCCACATTCCCGTCATTATATGCAATGATGGCCAAAAGGCACATGTATGAGTATGGAACTACCCGTGAACAGCTAGCACAGTTTTCAGTAGTGAACCATAAGAATGCGGCAAAAAATCCAAATGCACAATTCCCATTTGAAGTAACCGTAGATAAAGTTATAAACTCTACTGTAGTGGCGGATCCGTTAACATTGCTTGACTGTTCTCCGGTTAGTGACGGAGCAGCGGCAGTTGTAATGGTGCCTGCTGAAGATGCTAAAAAGTATACTGACACTCCGGTTTATGTAAAGGCTTCAGCACAGGCTTCCGGAACTTTAACATTACATGATAGAAAAGACATAACCACCATCGAATCCACTAAGGTTGCATCAAGAAAAGCTTATGAAATGGCAGGCGTTACACAAAAAGACATTGACCTGACTGAAGTTCACGACTGCTTCTCAATCAACGGACTTTTAGCAGTTGAAGACTTGGGATTTGCTGAAAAAGGTAAGGGTGGAATAGCTATTGAAGAAGGTCAAACCGAAATCGACGGTGATTTCCCGATTAACCCTTCAGGAGGTCTTAAAGCTCGCGGACACCCTCTAGGTGCAACAGGTATTGCTCAGGCTGCCGAAGTCATTTGGCAACTTAGAGGAGACTGCGGCAAACGTCAAGTTGACGGTGCAGAAATCGGTATGACTCATAACATCGGAGGTACTGGCGGTACTGTAGCCGTACATATTTTCGGAAGAGATTTATAA
- a CDS encoding ATP-binding protein, with amino-acid sequence MGRKYLKRYMDDDLERYLRMIGAVLIVGPKWSGKTTTAERHAKSVIKLQDPKRKETYKIWAEFDPDRLLEGNKPKLIDEWQMAPVLWDAVRNSVDEIGGEGLYILTGSTVVDESKIMHSGTGRIHRVLMRPMSLYESLESNGKISLMELFDNPDLDINGITSDLTIDDLIFAACRGGWPESVVKKDREAQLFVAKSYVQNICNTDISAIDGVKRNPDKVRSLLKSLARNNSTLVNDKTIMADINVNEKMSNGTYYSYIKALKDLFVIEEIRGWSPDIKSKTSMRSRNKKIFIDPSIAIASLKMSPESCADDLFLFGFLFENLCIRDLSIYTGPLDGNIYYYHDKSDIEIDCVVHLNDNRYALIECKLGSEKIDEGAKNLLKINKLIEKNDELNNPSFLAVLTGGEVAYTRTDGVKVIPIGCLKQ; translated from the coding sequence ATGGGAAGAAAATACTTAAAACGTTACATGGATGATGATTTAGAAAGATATCTTAGAATGATCGGTGCAGTACTGATAGTTGGCCCAAAATGGAGCGGAAAAACTACAACAGCCGAAAGACATGCCAAAAGTGTGATAAAATTACAAGACCCTAAACGAAAAGAGACATATAAAATATGGGCAGAATTTGATCCGGACAGATTATTGGAAGGTAATAAACCTAAACTGATTGATGAATGGCAGATGGCACCTGTCCTATGGGATGCAGTCCGAAATAGTGTTGATGAAATAGGAGGTGAAGGACTATACATTCTAACAGGGTCAACCGTTGTTGATGAATCAAAAATAATGCATTCAGGTACTGGAAGAATACATAGAGTCCTAATGAGACCAATGAGCCTATATGAAAGTCTGGAATCCAATGGTAAAATATCCTTAATGGAATTATTCGACAACCCTGATTTGGACATTAATGGAATAACCTCCGATTTGACAATTGATGATTTAATATTTGCTGCATGTAGAGGCGGATGGCCAGAATCTGTTGTGAAAAAAGATAGGGAAGCTCAATTATTTGTTGCTAAATCTTATGTTCAAAATATTTGTAATACCGATATTTCAGCAATTGACGGAGTTAAAAGAAATCCCGATAAAGTTAGAAGTCTCTTAAAATCTCTTGCAAGAAATAATTCAACACTCGTTAATGATAAAACAATAATGGCTGATATTAATGTAAACGAAAAAATGAGCAATGGAACATATTACTCTTATATCAAAGCATTGAAAGACTTATTCGTTATAGAAGAGATAAGAGGATGGTCACCAGACATTAAATCAAAAACTTCAATGAGATCAAGAAACAAAAAAATATTTATAGACCCCTCAATCGCAATTGCTTCATTAAAAATGAGTCCTGAATCATGTGCTGATGATTTATTCCTGTTTGGATTTTTATTTGAAAATCTGTGCATTAGGGATTTAAGCATTTATACCGGTCCATTGGATGGAAATATTTATTACTACCATGATAAATCAGATATTGAAATTGACTGTGTAGTACATTTAAATGATAATAGATATGCATTAATTGAATGTAAATTGGGTAGTGAAAAAATTGATGAAGGTGCAAAAAACTTATTGAAAATCAATAAATTAATAGAAAAAAATGATGAACTGAACAATCCAAGTTTTCTAGCAGTTTTAACTGGAGGAGAAGTTGCATATACCCGCACTGATGGTGTGAAGGTCATACCAATAGGTTGTCTAAAACAATAA
- a CDS encoding hydroxymethylglutaryl-CoA synthase: MVGIVGYGAHVPSYRIKVEEIAKVWGDDPVALSNGLVVNEKSVPSADEDTATIAVTAARYALARAQIDPKKIGAVYVGSESHPYAVKPTATIVAEAVSATPKLTAADLEFACKAGTAGIQMSMGLVQSGMVEYALAIGADTSQGAPGDALEYTASAGGAAYVIGEKNTIADIDHTCSFTTDTPDFYRREGQDYPSHGGRFTGEPAYFKHVLSTAEMLFEETGTKPEDYDHACFHQPNGKFYLRTGKKLGFTSEQIKHGLLTPNIGNTYSGAVPLALSNILDVAEPGDKIFAVSYGSGAGSDGFTLTVKDDIVERRELAPKTQDIIDDKKYVDYAVYAKFKGKLKM, translated from the coding sequence ATATAGAATTAAAGTAGAAGAAATTGCTAAGGTATGGGGTGATGACCCTGTAGCTTTGTCAAACGGATTAGTTGTTAATGAAAAGTCCGTACCTTCTGCTGATGAAGATACTGCAACTATTGCAGTTACCGCTGCTAGATATGCTCTAGCAAGAGCTCAAATCGATCCGAAAAAAATTGGTGCCGTTTATGTCGGTTCCGAATCACATCCGTATGCAGTTAAACCGACTGCAACTATTGTTGCAGAAGCAGTTAGCGCAACTCCAAAATTAACTGCCGCTGATTTGGAATTTGCTTGTAAAGCAGGAACCGCAGGTATCCAAATGTCTATGGGTCTTGTTCAATCCGGAATGGTTGAATATGCTTTGGCTATTGGTGCTGATACTTCACAAGGTGCTCCTGGGGATGCTTTAGAATATACTGCATCTGCAGGTGGAGCCGCTTATGTTATCGGTGAGAAAAATACAATAGCCGATATTGATCACACTTGCAGTTTTACAACTGACACTCCTGATTTTTATAGAAGAGAAGGACAGGATTATCCGTCTCACGGCGGACGTTTTACAGGTGAACCGGCTTACTTTAAACACGTGTTAAGCACTGCTGAAATGCTATTTGAAGAAACCGGCACAAAACCTGAAGATTATGACCATGCCTGTTTCCACCAGCCTAACGGTAAGTTCTACCTAAGGACAGGTAAAAAATTAGGATTCACTTCAGAACAAATTAAACATGGATTGCTCACTCCTAATATCGGAAATACCTATTCCGGTGCAGTGCCACTGGCATTGTCCAATATCCTGGATGTTGCTGAACCTGGAGATAAGATATTTGCAGTCTCATACGGTTCCGGTGCAGGAAGTGACGGATTCACATTGACAGTTAAAGATGATATTGTTGAGAGAAGAGAATTAGCTCCAAAAACACAGGACATAATTGATGATAAGAAATATGTGGACTATGCTGTGTATGCTAAATTCAAAGGCAAACTTAAAATGTAA